In a single window of the Pandoraea pulmonicola genome:
- the queC gene encoding 7-cyano-7-deazaguanine synthase QueC produces the protein MIMTTSTDSALVLFSGGQDSTTCLAWALSRYARVETLGFDYGQRHSVELECRTDVLAKLRERFPQWAPRLGDDHMIDLSILGQISETSLTRETTIAMAANNLPNTFVPGRNLLFLTIGATIAYRRGLRVLVGGMCETDFSGYPDCRDDTMKALQVALNLGMDQRFIVETPLMWIDKADTWQMAQDLGGDKLVETVREDTHTCYLGERSVLHPWGYGCGECPACQLRQRGYEQWRARTGDQDRGAA, from the coding sequence ATGATCATGACGACAAGCACCGATTCCGCCCTCGTTCTGTTCTCCGGTGGACAGGATTCGACCACCTGCCTCGCGTGGGCGCTCTCGCGCTATGCGCGGGTGGAGACGCTGGGCTTCGACTACGGCCAGCGTCACAGCGTGGAGCTGGAGTGCCGCACCGACGTGCTTGCCAAACTGCGCGAGCGTTTCCCGCAGTGGGCGCCGCGTCTGGGCGACGATCACATGATCGACCTGTCGATCCTGGGCCAGATCAGCGAAACGTCGCTTACGCGCGAGACCACCATTGCGATGGCGGCGAACAACCTGCCGAACACCTTCGTGCCGGGCCGGAACCTGCTGTTCCTGACGATCGGTGCGACCATTGCCTATCGGCGCGGGCTGCGCGTGCTGGTCGGCGGCATGTGCGAGACGGATTTTTCGGGCTACCCCGACTGTCGCGACGACACCATGAAGGCCCTGCAGGTCGCGCTCAACCTGGGCATGGATCAGCGCTTCATCGTCGAGACGCCGCTCATGTGGATCGACAAGGCCGATACCTGGCAGATGGCGCAGGATCTGGGCGGCGACAAGCTCGTCGAGACCGTGCGTGAAGATACGCATACCTGCTATCTGGGCGAGCGCAGCGTGCTGCATCCGTGGGGCTACGGTTGCGGCGAATGCCCGGCGTGCCAGTTGCGCCAGCGCGGCTACGAGCAGTGGCGTGCGCGCACAGGCGATCAGGACCGCGGCGCGGCCTGA
- the rodA gene encoding rod shape-determining protein RodA codes for MALDKHSWKEQVKRLFVAFDKPLALIVFLLLCAGLVTLYSASVDVPGRVEDQIRNIVLTFMLMWVLAVLPTQTLMKFAVPLYTAGVALLIAVAMFGLTKKGAKRWLNVGMVIQPSEIMKIAMPLMLAWYFQKREGNIRWYDYLAALALLGVPVGLIAKQPDLGTGLLVAAAGLYVIYLAGLSWKLILPVLVAGVLGVGTILALEDRICQPDVEWHILHDYQKHRVCTLLDPTSDPLGKGFHTIQSVIAIGSGGTMGKGWLKGTQAHLEFIPEKHTDFIFAVFAEEFGLIGEGVLLVLYLLLVARGLMIAASGATLFGRLLAGAVTMIFFTYAFVNMGMVSGILPVVGVPLPFMSYGGTALVTLGLGVGILMSVAREKRLMQS; via the coding sequence ATGGCGCTCGACAAACATTCGTGGAAGGAGCAGGTCAAGCGCCTGTTCGTCGCCTTCGACAAGCCGCTCGCGCTGATCGTCTTCCTGCTGCTGTGCGCGGGTTTGGTCACGCTGTACAGCGCCAGCGTCGACGTGCCCGGCCGCGTGGAAGACCAGATCCGCAACATCGTGCTCACGTTCATGCTGATGTGGGTGCTCGCCGTGCTGCCCACGCAGACGCTCATGAAGTTCGCGGTGCCGCTCTACACGGCCGGTGTCGCGTTGCTCATTGCGGTGGCGATGTTCGGCCTGACGAAGAAGGGCGCGAAGCGCTGGCTGAACGTCGGCATGGTGATCCAGCCGTCCGAGATCATGAAGATCGCCATGCCGCTGATGCTCGCGTGGTACTTCCAGAAGCGCGAAGGCAACATCCGCTGGTACGACTATCTGGCCGCGCTCGCGCTGCTGGGCGTGCCCGTGGGGCTCATCGCCAAGCAGCCCGACCTCGGCACCGGCCTGCTGGTGGCGGCCGCCGGCCTGTACGTGATCTATCTGGCGGGACTGTCATGGAAGCTGATTCTGCCGGTGCTCGTCGCCGGGGTGCTCGGCGTCGGCACGATCCTCGCCCTCGAAGACAGGATCTGCCAGCCGGACGTCGAATGGCACATCCTGCACGACTACCAGAAGCACCGCGTGTGCACGCTGCTCGATCCCACGTCGGACCCGCTCGGCAAGGGGTTCCACACGATTCAGTCGGTGATCGCCATCGGTTCCGGCGGGACCATGGGCAAGGGCTGGCTCAAGGGAACGCAGGCTCACCTCGAATTCATCCCGGAGAAGCACACCGACTTCATCTTCGCGGTCTTCGCCGAAGAATTCGGGCTGATCGGCGAAGGCGTGCTGCTCGTGCTGTATCTGCTGCTCGTGGCGCGCGGGCTGATGATTGCGGCGAGCGGCGCGACGTTGTTCGGACGGCTGCTCGCGGGCGCCGTCACGATGATCTTCTTCACCTACGCCTTCGTGAACATGGGCATGGTGAGCGGCATCCTGCCCGTGGTCGGCGTGCCGCTGCCGTTCATGAGCTACGGCGGCACGGCGCTGGTCACGCTCGGGCTTGGTGTCGGCATTCTGATGAGCGTCGCTCGCGAGAAGCGGCTCATGCAGAGCTAG
- the queE gene encoding 7-carboxy-7-deazaguanine synthase has product MTYAVKEIFYTLQGEGANAGRPAVFCRFAGCNLWTGREEDRAEAVCQFCDTDFVGTDGENGGKYRTPAELVAQIVALWPADDRANRFVVCTGGEPLLQLDAPLIDALHAEGFRIAVETNGTQGVPEGIDWVCVSPKADAELVVTHGDELKVVVPQDHQRLADYETLDFAHFYLQPMDGPLRDTNTKLAIDYCKAHPRWSLSMQTHKYLNIP; this is encoded by the coding sequence ATGACGTACGCGGTAAAGGAAATCTTCTACACCTTGCAGGGCGAGGGCGCGAACGCCGGACGCCCGGCGGTGTTCTGCCGGTTCGCGGGCTGCAACCTGTGGACCGGGCGTGAGGAGGACCGTGCCGAGGCCGTCTGCCAGTTCTGCGATACGGATTTTGTCGGCACCGACGGCGAGAACGGCGGCAAGTACCGCACGCCGGCCGAACTCGTCGCGCAGATCGTGGCGCTGTGGCCTGCGGACGACCGCGCCAACCGCTTCGTCGTATGCACGGGCGGCGAGCCGCTGCTGCAGCTCGACGCACCGCTCATCGACGCGCTTCACGCCGAAGGTTTTCGCATCGCGGTGGAAACGAACGGCACGCAGGGGGTCCCTGAGGGCATCGACTGGGTGTGCGTGAGCCCGAAGGCCGATGCGGAACTGGTCGTCACGCATGGCGACGAACTGAAGGTGGTGGTGCCGCAGGACCACCAGCGTCTGGCCGATTACGAGACGCTGGACTTCGCGCACTTCTATCTGCAACCGATGGACGGTCCGCTGCGCGACACCAACACGAAGCTGGCGATCGACTATTGCAAGGCGCATCCGCGCTGGTCGCTGTCGATGCAAACGCACAAATACCTGAATATTCCCTGA
- a CDS encoding DsrE family protein, translated as MKMLLRGLLTAFLLTAFALPATPAFARDQVVYHINDAEHQALAALRSIRNQLDTVPDSDIVVVAYAQGVDFLMESYKDAATVGPLISALHARGVKFEACEITLKQRNFKKDQFVLDADFTPSGVVELTRLQQKGYAYIKP; from the coding sequence ATGAAGATGCTGCTGCGCGGCCTGTTGACCGCATTCCTGCTTACCGCTTTCGCACTGCCGGCCACGCCCGCCTTCGCGCGCGACCAGGTCGTGTATCACATCAACGATGCCGAGCATCAGGCGCTCGCCGCGCTGCGCAGCATTCGCAATCAGCTCGACACCGTGCCCGACAGCGACATCGTGGTCGTCGCCTATGCGCAGGGCGTCGATTTCCTGATGGAGAGCTACAAGGATGCTGCCACGGTCGGACCGCTGATTTCGGCGTTGCACGCGCGCGGCGTCAAGTTCGAGGCGTGCGAGATCACGCTCAAGCAGCGCAACTTCAAGAAGGACCAATTCGTGCTCGATGCCGATTTCACGCCGTCCGGTGTGGTCGAACTCACGCGCCTGCAACAGAAGGGCTACGCGTACATCAAGCCGTAA
- a CDS encoding tetratricopeptide repeat protein, producing MSMPSVVRRLVAGFAVTLVSVACQPIPYAVAAAQAPAQTLTDQAVHHYEAGQQTQALDEFRRAAEQGNRLAQFDYAMMLLNGEGVAADPRGAVQWLERAANAGMSQAQYVYGKMFDDGYIVDKSIPQANRWYEKAAKQGHVQAQAAIANEYFIGRGVPRDYKTAFGWYEKAAQGGDLPSQYIVASYYERGYGVVAPDLGRARLWYEKAAAQGDVAAQGKLDAMNRERSSLAPATAR from the coding sequence ATGTCGATGCCTTCCGTCGTGCGCCGGCTCGTGGCCGGATTCGCCGTCACGCTCGTGAGCGTGGCGTGCCAGCCCATACCGTATGCGGTTGCCGCCGCGCAGGCGCCTGCCCAGACGCTCACCGATCAGGCCGTGCATCACTACGAGGCGGGGCAGCAGACGCAGGCGCTCGACGAATTCCGCCGCGCCGCCGAGCAGGGCAATCGCCTGGCGCAGTTCGATTACGCGATGATGCTGCTCAACGGGGAAGGCGTGGCGGCCGATCCGCGTGGCGCCGTGCAATGGCTGGAGCGCGCCGCCAACGCCGGCATGTCGCAGGCGCAATACGTCTACGGCAAGATGTTCGACGACGGCTACATCGTCGACAAGTCGATTCCGCAGGCCAACCGGTGGTACGAGAAAGCGGCCAAGCAGGGGCATGTGCAGGCGCAGGCGGCCATTGCCAACGAATACTTCATCGGCCGCGGCGTGCCGCGCGACTACAAGACCGCCTTCGGCTGGTACGAGAAAGCTGCGCAAGGCGGCGACCTGCCGTCGCAGTACATCGTCGCGAGCTACTACGAACGGGGCTACGGTGTGGTCGCACCGGATCTCGGCCGCGCTCGACTGTGGTACGAAAAAGCGGCCGCGCAGGGCGACGTGGCCGCTCAGGGAAAGCTCGATGCGATGAATCGTGAGCGCTCGTCTCTGGCGCCCGCGACCGCGCGTTAG
- a CDS encoding response regulator, producing the protein MATILVVDDEMGIRELLSEILSDEGHVVEVAENAQEARAYRAAHTPDLVLLDIWMPDTDGVTLLKEWAAQQLLTMPVIMMSGHATIDTAVEATKIGALNFLEKPIALQKLLQAVEQGLARGKRDAAGGAPSAFDAGDEALEAGVFGESESRHAGAGLNGSATHHAPLGAHDAESGAAAAAGGMTPDISFDVPLREARDAFERAYFVYHLAKEHGSMTRVAEKTGLERTHLYRKLKQLGVELSKSKT; encoded by the coding sequence ATGGCAACCATTTTGGTGGTGGACGACGAAATGGGGATCCGGGAGCTGCTCTCGGAGATTCTGAGCGACGAGGGGCATGTGGTGGAGGTGGCGGAGAACGCGCAGGAAGCGCGTGCCTACCGCGCCGCGCACACGCCCGATCTCGTGCTGCTCGATATCTGGATGCCCGATACCGATGGCGTGACCTTGCTCAAGGAGTGGGCGGCGCAGCAGTTGCTGACCATGCCCGTGATCATGATGTCGGGCCACGCCACGATCGACACCGCCGTCGAGGCGACCAAGATCGGTGCACTCAATTTCCTCGAAAAGCCCATCGCGCTGCAAAAGTTGCTGCAGGCGGTGGAACAGGGCCTCGCGCGCGGCAAGCGCGATGCGGCGGGCGGCGCGCCGAGCGCATTCGATGCGGGCGACGAGGCTCTCGAAGCGGGTGTGTTCGGCGAGAGCGAGTCACGTCATGCGGGAGCGGGCCTGAACGGTTCGGCGACCCATCACGCCCCGCTTGGCGCACACGACGCGGAGAGCGGCGCCGCGGCCGCCGCTGGGGGCATGACGCCGGATATCTCGTTCGACGTACCGTTGCGTGAAGCGCGCGACGCCTTCGAGCGCGCCTATTTCGTCTACCATCTGGCCAAGGAGCACGGCAGCATGACGCGCGTGGCCGAGAAGACGGGGCTGGAGCGCACACACCTGTATCGCAAGCTCAAGCAACTCGGCGTGGAGCTGTCCAAGAGCAAGACTTGA
- the queD gene encoding 6-carboxytetrahydropterin synthase QueD, translating into MTITRKLEFDAGHRIPDHRSQCRNLHGHRYVLEITLAGEVSRESGASDNGMVMDFADVKALANEHLVSVWDHAFLVYEGDTAVRTFLETMPDHKTVVFDRVPTVENLAAAAFDKLSGVFDAHYGRDLRLVRLRLYETPNCWSEVTA; encoded by the coding sequence ATTACGATTACCCGGAAACTCGAATTCGATGCGGGCCACCGCATCCCCGATCACCGAAGCCAGTGCCGCAACCTGCACGGGCATCGTTACGTGCTGGAGATCACGCTCGCCGGCGAAGTGAGCCGCGAGAGCGGTGCGTCCGACAACGGCATGGTGATGGACTTCGCCGACGTGAAGGCGCTCGCCAACGAGCACCTCGTGTCGGTGTGGGACCACGCATTCCTCGTCTATGAAGGCGATACGGCCGTGCGCACGTTCCTCGAGACGATGCCGGACCACAAGACCGTGGTGTTCGATCGCGTGCCGACGGTGGAGAATCTCGCCGCCGCCGCATTCGACAAGTTGAGCGGCGTGTTCGACGCGCACTATGGCCGCGATCTGCGCCTGGTGCGCCTGCGCCTGTACGAGACGCCGAACTGCTGGTCGGAAGTCACGGCCTGA